One stretch of Syntrophobacterales bacterium DNA includes these proteins:
- a CDS encoding dihydroorotase: MKILLKQGRVIDPAQDLDSVMDVFINGNVIEKIDRKISAAKDDIQVIDASNYIVAPGLIDVHAHLREPGYEYKETIKTGTAAAIKGGYTTIVCMANTNPVNDNRSVTEAIVEKAKSEGVCRVFSCGSITKDLKGEELSEIGDMYAAGIVAISDDGRSVRNAALLRKAMEYIKLFGIPVISHCEDEDLSRGFVHEGIASLLSGIDAVPSIAEEIIVQRDIAIGAYTGSHIHLTHISTAGSVKAISHFKKLYGKITCDTCPHYFSLTDEATLTFDTNTKVNPPLRSRADMEAIKEGLRNGSIDIIATDHAPHELTSKDVEYNLASSGISGLETAFSLSLSLVHEGILSMKELLCKLTVNPAKMLRLPYGEISPGKHADLIVFDPDKEWTVDPASFISKGKNTPFGGWKLKGKNLLTIVDGAVVYKDNEFRR, encoded by the coding sequence ATGAAAATCCTCCTAAAGCAAGGCAGAGTTATTGATCCGGCTCAGGACCTGGATTCAGTAATGGATGTCTTCATTAACGGAAATGTAATCGAAAAGATCGACCGCAAGATTTCCGCAGCCAAGGATGATATTCAGGTCATAGACGCAAGCAATTACATTGTTGCTCCTGGGCTTATTGATGTCCATGCCCATCTTAGGGAACCAGGTTATGAGTACAAAGAGACAATAAAAACCGGTACTGCAGCGGCAATAAAGGGCGGCTACACCACCATAGTGTGCATGGCAAATACAAACCCGGTGAACGACAACAGAAGCGTTACCGAAGCGATAGTGGAAAAAGCAAAATCTGAGGGCGTCTGCAGGGTCTTCTCGTGCGGGTCTATTACCAAAGACCTCAAGGGGGAAGAGCTTTCCGAGATCGGAGACATGTACGCCGCAGGTATTGTCGCCATATCGGATGACGGCAGATCCGTCAGGAATGCGGCATTACTCAGGAAGGCAATGGAGTATATAAAGCTCTTCGGCATACCAGTAATATCTCACTGTGAAGATGAAGACCTCTCCAGAGGGTTTGTACACGAAGGAATCGCATCTCTTTTGTCGGGAATTGATGCGGTGCCGTCAATCGCCGAAGAAATTATCGTTCAGAGAGATATAGCCATAGGTGCGTACACCGGTTCACATATTCACCTGACCCACATATCGACTGCAGGGAGCGTGAAGGCGATCAGCCACTTCAAAAAGTTGTACGGGAAGATCACATGTGATACCTGTCCTCATTACTTTTCGCTCACCGATGAGGCGACTCTTACTTTTGACACAAACACGAAAGTTAATCCTCCTCTGAGGTCCCGTGCTGATATGGAAGCTATTAAAGAAGGGCTGAGAAACGGAAGCATTGATATCATCGCTACAGACCACGCACCCCATGAGCTGACCTCAAAGGATGTGGAGTATAATCTCGCCTCTTCGGGTATATCTGGCCTGGAGACCGCATTTTCTTTGTCCCTGTCGCTTGTCCATGAGGGTATCCTTTCAATGAAAGAGCTTCTCTGCAAGCTCACGGTAAACCCTGCAAAGATGCTCCGCCTCCCCTACGGCGAAATTTCCCCTGGTAAGCACGCGGACCTGATTGTCTTTGACCCGGACAAAGAATGGACCGTCGACCCTGCCAGCTTTATTTCTAAAGGGAAGAATACTCCCTTTGGCGGCTGGAAACTGAAGGGGAAAAATCTCCTAACTATCGTGGACGGTGCAGTTGTGTACAAAGATAATGAGTTTAGAAGATAG
- a CDS encoding GNAT family N-acetyltransferase, with amino-acid sequence MSSFSEKFSVRYMTKDDLDAIVELDTKVLGETRRDYWITKIIQQAESRPYDASLVSEIDGKVVGFILGEVSGWEFKVPNNIGWIDTIGIDPDYQNRGIAKVLANLLITNIKSYGVDTLYTLVNWNDWDLLQFFHAMGFSRGDMINLVLKV; translated from the coding sequence ATGAGCAGTTTTTCTGAAAAATTTAGTGTACGTTATATGACAAAAGATGACCTCGACGCCATTGTCGAGTTAGATACCAAAGTCCTTGGGGAGACTCGTCGCGATTACTGGATCACGAAGATTATCCAACAGGCAGAGTCAAGACCCTACGACGCATCTCTTGTCTCTGAGATTGACGGGAAAGTAGTCGGCTTCATACTTGGGGAAGTAAGCGGCTGGGAATTTAAAGTCCCCAATAATATCGGATGGATTGATACCATAGGTATCGACCCGGACTACCAGAACAGAGGCATCGCAAAAGTACTTGCGAACTTGCTGATAACCAATATCAAGAGCTACGGTGTGGATACACTTTACACACTTGTTAACTGGAACGACTGGGACCTGCTCCAATTTTTCCATGCCATGGGATTCTCCAGGGGCGACATGATCAACTTGGTGCTGAAGGTTTAA
- a CDS encoding 4Fe-4S binding protein, whose amino-acid sequence MMASRERLYAIGADYRKAISGYDKIVKICCGTGCISSGALTVYDELQRVLSKRGLSSKQILVKKTGCHGLCERGPIVVFGDDEILYQNVGKRNIERDIAALLATINEDKIEDELLYKGDDKTKRYMSSFDIPFYSGQTRIVLSLNGVIDPENIEEYVGYGGYKSLHKALQMNPMEIVDLIEKSGLRGRGGGGFLTGFKWRSCRQAQGLPKYVVANGDEGDPGAFMDRSLMEGNPHGILEGMIIGGFAIGSNHGFIYVRDEYPLAVYRLSKAIDEARHHGFLGRSIMNSGFDFDISIFRGGGAFVCGESTALISSIEGKSGEPRAKYIHTTEKGLWGKPTNINNVETWSNVPYIIDRGWEWFQSIGSDRSKGTKVFSLVGKVKNTGLIEVPMGVSLREIIFNLGGGIQGDKKFKAVQTGGPSGGCIPEEFLEIPVDFDSLTKLGSMMGSGGMIVMDERNCMVDVARYFLKFLIEESCGKCTPCREGVRRMHEIVDRICRGDGSMGDIEHLEELGKAIQLSSLCGLGQSAPNPVLSTIKFFREEYRTHVQEKKCPAGVCKNLITVSILPERCTGCMRCAVECPVDCISSEKKEIHGIDQSLCTKCGTCFDVCRFGAVKIS is encoded by the coding sequence ATGATGGCCTCTCGTGAGCGCCTCTATGCCATAGGAGCAGATTATAGGAAAGCAATCTCGGGCTATGACAAAATAGTAAAGATCTGTTGCGGAACCGGTTGCATTTCCTCGGGAGCCCTCACCGTATATGATGAACTGCAGAGAGTGCTGTCAAAAAGAGGCCTTTCGTCAAAACAAATACTTGTCAAAAAAACAGGATGCCACGGACTTTGCGAGAGAGGACCGATTGTGGTTTTCGGTGATGATGAGATACTGTACCAGAACGTGGGGAAAAGAAATATCGAGAGGGACATCGCCGCTCTGCTAGCCACAATCAATGAAGATAAAATCGAGGATGAGTTGCTTTACAAAGGTGATGACAAAACAAAGAGGTACATGTCGTCCTTTGACATCCCGTTCTATTCCGGTCAGACAAGAATTGTCCTGAGTCTTAATGGGGTAATTGATCCAGAAAACATTGAAGAGTATGTGGGATATGGCGGCTACAAGTCGCTTCATAAAGCGCTTCAGATGAATCCCATGGAGATTGTGGACTTGATTGAAAAATCAGGTTTGCGGGGAAGAGGAGGAGGCGGTTTTTTGACAGGCTTTAAATGGCGTTCCTGCAGGCAGGCTCAGGGATTGCCCAAATACGTGGTTGCCAATGGTGATGAGGGTGATCCTGGGGCTTTTATGGATAGGTCTCTCATGGAAGGAAATCCCCATGGAATCCTTGAAGGGATGATCATAGGCGGTTTCGCGATAGGCTCCAACCATGGCTTCATCTATGTGAGGGATGAATATCCTCTCGCAGTCTACAGGTTGTCAAAAGCAATTGATGAGGCGAGGCACCACGGTTTTTTGGGAAGAAGTATTATGAATTCTGGATTTGATTTCGATATCAGCATATTCAGAGGCGGCGGAGCGTTTGTCTGCGGCGAATCGACGGCCCTTATATCTTCGATTGAAGGGAAATCAGGGGAACCGCGTGCAAAATATATCCATACGACCGAGAAAGGGCTGTGGGGTAAACCGACAAACATCAACAACGTGGAAACATGGTCGAATGTACCTTACATAATTGATAGAGGATGGGAATGGTTTCAATCCATAGGCTCTGATAGAAGCAAGGGAACAAAAGTGTTCTCCCTCGTGGGCAAGGTGAAAAATACCGGCCTCATAGAAGTTCCCATGGGGGTAAGTCTCCGAGAGATCATTTTTAATCTGGGAGGGGGGATACAAGGGGACAAGAAGTTCAAGGCTGTCCAGACAGGGGGACCGTCCGGAGGGTGCATCCCCGAGGAATTTCTCGAAATACCGGTGGACTTTGATTCGCTTACGAAACTGGGTTCCATGATGGGGTCCGGTGGAATGATCGTCATGGATGAGAGGAATTGTATGGTAGATGTGGCTCGCTACTTTCTGAAATTCCTTATTGAGGAGTCATGCGGGAAATGTACGCCTTGCCGGGAGGGGGTCAGAAGGATGCATGAAATTGTGGACCGTATCTGTCGCGGTGATGGTTCTATGGGTGATATTGAGCACCTTGAAGAGCTGGGAAAGGCGATTCAGCTCAGCTCTCTATGTGGTCTTGGGCAGAGCGCTCCTAATCCTGTCCTTTCCACCATCAAATTTTTCCGAGAGGAATACAGGACCCACGTACAGGAAAAGAAATGTCCGGCCGGTGTATGTAAGAATCTCATAACCGTGAGTATTCTCCCTGAAAGATGTACGGGTTGTATGAGATGTGCAGTCGAATGTCCTGTGGATTGTATTTCCAGCGAAAAAAAAGAGATACACGGTATTGATCAGTCACTATGTACAAAATGCGGCACCTGTTTTGATGTGTGCCGTTTTGGTGCTGTAAAAATTTCATAA
- the fmt gene encoding methionyl-tRNA formyltransferase — MKIIYFGSSAFSVPPLKSILPVVSCIVTRKAKPKGRGYRIEGNEVKAVAAEMDIPVIELDSFRDEAAHQLERYRPDFLVVASFGLIIPRWALKIPSIGPVNIHPSLLPKYRGPSPIQWVLWNGEGETGITFIRMNEKMDQGDLLYQEPMTIHAEDNMVTLSERLASRSGEILPRFIENLSEDKIGKGTAQDEREATYTPIITKEMGKIDWSIGALEVSRQVKALVFWPTAYTYLDEVVLKVFSSTVCDQEKSGEAGLISGVTKEGIVVDTPNGTLLITEVQLESRKRIKAYQFAQGYRSLVGKRLG, encoded by the coding sequence GTGAAAATAATCTACTTCGGTTCATCTGCTTTCTCCGTGCCTCCGCTCAAATCAATTCTTCCTGTTGTCTCTTGTATAGTGACCCGTAAGGCAAAACCAAAGGGAAGAGGATACCGGATCGAAGGTAACGAAGTGAAGGCGGTAGCCGCAGAAATGGATATTCCCGTCATAGAACTTGATTCCTTCAGGGATGAGGCGGCTCACCAACTCGAACGGTATAGACCAGATTTTTTGGTGGTCGCATCATTTGGTCTTATTATACCGAGATGGGCGCTAAAAATACCTTCTATAGGTCCGGTGAATATTCATCCATCCTTGCTTCCCAAATACCGTGGTCCTTCTCCGATCCAGTGGGTGCTATGGAACGGAGAAGGAGAGACGGGGATTACCTTCATCCGGATGAACGAAAAGATGGACCAGGGCGACCTACTGTATCAGGAACCCATGACTATCCATGCAGAGGATAACATGGTTACGCTCTCAGAAAGACTCGCTTCAAGGTCTGGCGAGATACTGCCTCGTTTCATAGAAAATCTGAGCGAGGACAAAATCGGAAAAGGTACAGCACAGGATGAACGGGAGGCCACCTATACACCCATTATCACAAAGGAGATGGGGAAGATAGACTGGAGCATCGGAGCGCTTGAAGTAAGCAGGCAGGTAAAGGCTCTCGTGTTTTGGCCAACGGCATACACCTATCTCGACGAGGTAGTGCTCAAAGTATTCAGCTCAACGGTATGCGACCAGGAAAAAAGCGGGGAGGCGGGTCTCATTTCAGGGGTCACAAAAGAGGGTATCGTGGTGGATACACCCAATGGGACCTTGTTGATCACCGAGGTTCAGCTTGAAAGCAGAAAGCGGATCAAGGCGTACCAGTTTGCGCAAGGCTATAGGTCGCTTGTCGGAAAAAGACTGGGATAG
- a CDS encoding DUF4115 domain-containing protein, with product MSIDLAKIGGILRTRREEKGLSVAQISDILCLRRTLIKAIETGDWGPLPHEVYVRGFIKKYGSILNTYDDIAFLLEDPVEEEKVIDIVELSARSQKTSPLSKRSRVKTACLISLAIVVLCFFVYGRLEKEKTVVSKTEVVEQITETVHTQKEMSTVRPVSEVSTVSEKGNLEENSSLSAMSEAKRLMITCHERTWISAVIDRAEKKEFMLSPHEIVVLNAKEQFGLLIGNAGGVRLILNGKDVEFTGKSGEVKRIDLS from the coding sequence ATGAGTATTGACCTTGCAAAGATCGGAGGGATTCTACGGACACGAAGAGAGGAGAAAGGTCTTTCCGTGGCGCAGATTTCCGATATTCTCTGCCTCAGGAGGACTCTCATAAAGGCTATTGAAACCGGTGATTGGGGACCGCTCCCTCACGAAGTCTACGTAAGAGGATTTATAAAAAAGTATGGGAGTATTCTCAATACATACGACGACATAGCGTTCCTTCTCGAAGATCCAGTGGAAGAAGAGAAGGTCATTGATATCGTAGAGCTGTCTGCCAGGAGCCAGAAAACCAGTCCTCTTTCCAAGAGGTCAAGAGTGAAGACCGCCTGTCTTATCTCCTTGGCCATTGTTGTGCTCTGTTTCTTTGTATACGGTAGGCTGGAAAAAGAAAAGACCGTTGTCTCAAAAACCGAGGTAGTCGAGCAGATTACTGAAACTGTCCATACCCAAAAAGAAATGTCTACGGTCCGCCCCGTATCCGAAGTGAGCACTGTTTCGGAAAAAGGGAACTTGGAAGAGAATAGCAGTTTGTCTGCCATGTCGGAGGCAAAGAGGCTCATGATAACCTGCCATGAAAGAACATGGATAAGTGCAGTGATTGACAGAGCCGAGAAGAAGGAGTTTATGCTCAGCCCTCACGAGATTGTTGTGTTGAATGCCAAGGAGCAGTTCGGTTTGCTTATTGGCAATGCGGGAGGGGTAAGACTTATTCTTAATGGTAAAGATGTAGAATTTACAGGAAAAAGCGGTGAAGTCAAGAGAATAGATCTTTCCTGA
- the def gene encoding peptide deformylase, translated as MALKEIKIYPDPALREVAVLVDGITDEIVRLSEDMIETMQLANGIGLAANQVGVSMRMITVDRIMNKKHDPIALINPEILLTESEDAVEEGCLSLPKFYEFVKRAKKVRVRALNVKGKMIEIDCEDQLARALQHEIDHLNGILFIDHLSPLKKEFFKKKYMRIKK; from the coding sequence ATGGCGCTGAAAGAAATCAAAATCTATCCTGATCCGGCTCTTAGGGAGGTTGCGGTCCTGGTAGATGGAATTACCGATGAGATCGTCCGGTTGTCCGAGGACATGATAGAGACAATGCAACTGGCCAACGGGATTGGCCTTGCGGCCAACCAAGTGGGTGTGAGCATGAGAATGATCACAGTAGATCGAATCATGAATAAAAAGCACGACCCTATCGCATTAATTAATCCGGAAATCCTTCTCACAGAGTCGGAGGATGCTGTTGAAGAGGGATGCCTCAGTCTGCCCAAATTCTACGAATTTGTAAAAAGAGCAAAAAAAGTCCGGGTCAGGGCCCTCAATGTTAAAGGCAAAATGATTGAGATTGACTGCGAAGATCAACTGGCAAGAGCCCTGCAGCACGAAATTGATCATTTAAATGGAATCCTGTTTATCGATCATTTGAGCCCATTAAAGAAGGAGTTCTTCAAAAAAAAGTACATGAGAATCAAGAAGTGA
- a CDS encoding aspartate carbamoyltransferase catalytic subunit, with translation MNLRKKDLLGINSLTKDEIMAILDTAESFKDVSRREIKKVPTLRGKTVITLFYEASTRTRTSFEIAAKRLSADTINITASTSSYVKGETLKDTAKNLESMKPDVIIIRHNMPGAPHMLSRIVESSVINGGDGSHEHPTQALLDLFTIREKKRRLDGLNVTIVGDIAHSRVARSNIFALKYFDTNITCSGPPTMIPPHIETLGVNVEYDLEKAVKNADVIMMLRIQKERGGISYIPSIKEYSTLFGLKQSYLKKAKKDVIIMHPGPMNRGVEITDEVADGPYSVIFEQVENGVAVRMAILYLLTGGET, from the coding sequence GTGAATTTGAGGAAAAAAGATCTCCTAGGAATTAATAGCCTCACAAAAGATGAGATCATGGCTATTCTCGACACAGCCGAGTCGTTCAAGGACGTATCGAGAAGAGAGATAAAGAAAGTGCCTACCCTTCGCGGCAAGACGGTCATAACACTTTTCTATGAGGCAAGCACGAGAACCCGCACTTCCTTTGAGATCGCAGCAAAGAGACTCAGCGCGGATACAATCAATATTACGGCCAGCACCAGCAGCTACGTCAAGGGTGAGACTCTTAAGGATACGGCTAAAAATCTGGAGTCCATGAAGCCGGATGTGATCATTATCCGGCACAATATGCCCGGCGCACCTCATATGCTGTCAAGAATAGTCGAGTCTTCGGTGATAAATGGGGGCGACGGCTCCCATGAACACCCCACTCAGGCCCTCCTTGATCTTTTCACTATTAGGGAGAAAAAACGTCGGCTGGACGGGCTCAATGTAACAATTGTCGGAGACATAGCCCACAGCAGGGTGGCGCGCTCCAACATATTTGCCTTAAAGTATTTCGACACAAATATTACCTGCTCGGGTCCACCCACAATGATTCCGCCCCATATTGAGACCTTGGGCGTCAACGTTGAATACGATTTGGAAAAAGCCGTAAAGAATGCAGATGTAATCATGATGTTGCGTATACAAAAAGAACGAGGCGGCATCTCTTATATTCCGTCCATCAAGGAATATTCCACCCTCTTCGGTCTTAAGCAGTCCTATCTCAAAAAGGCAAAAAAAGATGTAATTATTATGCACCCCGGTCCCATGAATAGAGGAGTGGAAATTACCGATGAAGTGGCCGACGGTCCTTACTCTGTGATCTTTGAGCAGGTCGAGAACGGCGTAGCCGTAAGGATGGCAATCCTCTATCTTCTTACGGGAGGCGAAACATGA
- a CDS encoding LysM peptidoglycan-binding domain-containing protein — MKTIAAAFTILFILISCSSTDKVGHGARSLSVPSHEAYQPKDKKNPANTEAAPSPVVPEVNKEEKIEAGITDDDDIVSLLENDGFKDFDLPIVFNDAVRYYVGYFTTEKKKVFANWLRRSRRYVPMIKMILKEHGLPEDLVYLAMIESGFNPKAYSSAKACGPWQFIYETGGRYGLKANFWIDERRDPEKSTIAAAKYLTDLFNQFGCWYLAAAGYNAGEKRVERAIEKHNTSDFWELAKYNALPRETREYIPKLIAASIIAKDPERFGFGGITYEEPVRFVEIKVPRATPLSMIAKASSMELTELKSLNPEILRGITPPYTDDYTIKLRASANVALVSKAVEDRSDRERKIRDVVVYKVKKKDTIAKIMKRYGVQEDEICMVNNCDGKPMVKTGMALNIPKFLDSASTHNVMVASTTIAKERSETEMVKVLKATVRLKKNAKPEKTRNRGELVQAKTKIYHIVKKGETLSGISSKYGVEMASLKSVNKLRDETVYPNMKLMLAGHQSYKKIEAPRSVRVHTVKKGETLAQIANKYRVSVATLRSTNNLKTSKVHPKMRLRIVAEG, encoded by the coding sequence ATGAAAACAATCGCAGCGGCTTTCACGATCCTATTTATTCTTATTTCATGTTCCAGTACCGATAAGGTAGGCCATGGTGCGAGGTCTCTCTCTGTGCCGAGCCACGAAGCTTATCAACCTAAAGATAAGAAGAATCCTGCAAATACAGAAGCGGCGCCATCGCCAGTAGTTCCGGAGGTAAATAAAGAAGAGAAGATAGAAGCCGGGATTACCGATGACGACGATATCGTTTCCCTTCTCGAAAATGATGGTTTTAAGGATTTTGACTTGCCCATCGTGTTTAATGATGCAGTCAGGTATTATGTAGGCTATTTTACTACGGAAAAAAAGAAAGTTTTTGCGAACTGGCTTAGAAGATCGCGCCGTTATGTCCCGATGATTAAAATGATATTAAAAGAGCATGGGTTGCCGGAAGATCTAGTGTATCTTGCCATGATAGAAAGCGGTTTTAACCCTAAAGCGTATTCTTCCGCAAAGGCTTGTGGACCTTGGCAGTTCATATATGAGACTGGCGGGAGATATGGCCTCAAGGCGAACTTCTGGATAGATGAAAGAAGAGACCCAGAGAAATCGACCATCGCCGCCGCCAAATATTTGACGGACCTCTTTAATCAATTCGGCTGCTGGTATCTTGCCGCCGCAGGCTACAATGCAGGTGAAAAAAGAGTTGAGAGGGCCATAGAAAAACACAACACCAGCGATTTCTGGGAACTGGCAAAATATAACGCCCTCCCGAGAGAAACACGAGAGTACATCCCTAAACTGATAGCAGCTTCGATTATTGCTAAAGACCCTGAGCGATTCGGTTTTGGAGGAATTACTTACGAGGAACCCGTGAGATTCGTGGAGATAAAGGTCCCTAGGGCTACGCCTCTCAGTATGATTGCCAAGGCAAGCTCTATGGAACTGACGGAACTGAAATCGTTGAACCCCGAGATATTGAGAGGAATAACCCCTCCTTATACCGATGATTATACGATCAAACTGCGAGCGTCGGCAAATGTTGCCTTGGTTTCCAAAGCCGTTGAGGACAGATCAGACAGAGAGAGGAAGATAAGGGATGTAGTTGTATACAAAGTCAAGAAAAAAGATACCATTGCAAAGATAATGAAGAGATATGGTGTACAGGAAGATGAGATATGTATGGTCAATAACTGTGACGGCAAGCCAATGGTGAAAACAGGGATGGCCTTGAATATTCCGAAATTTTTGGACTCCGCGAGCACTCATAATGTTATGGTTGCATCTACAACGATAGCTAAGGAACGCTCCGAGACCGAGATGGTAAAGGTTTTGAAAGCAACCGTCCGACTCAAGAAAAACGCCAAGCCGGAAAAGACAAGGAATCGCGGCGAGCTGGTTCAGGCAAAAACAAAAATATATCACATCGTCAAGAAAGGGGAGACCCTCTCCGGGATCTCATCCAAATACGGGGTTGAGATGGCCAGCTTGAAATCGGTTAACAAGCTAAGAGACGAGACAGTCTATCCCAATATGAAGCTCATGCTTGCAGGCCACCAAAGTTATAAAAAAATCGAAGCGCCGAGGTCGGTAAGGGTTCATACCGTCAAGAAAGGAGAAACTCTTGCCCAAATCGCCAATAAGTATCGGGTTAGTGTGGCCACCCTTAGGTCCACGAATAACCTCAAGACCAGCAAAGTCCATCCGAAAATGCGCCTCAGGATCGTTGCCGAAGGGTAA
- the fsa gene encoding fructose-6-phosphate aldolase → MKFFIDTASTEEIKKGIEMGLVNGVTTNPSLLSKEKQSPEETIKEILSLVQGPVSLEVISTDSQGMCEEARRLAQLGQNVVIKIPMTQEGIKAVHVLSHEGIRTNVTLIFQPVQSLIAAKAGADYVSPFIGRLDDISSRGMEIVEDTLNIFSNYGFETEIIVASVRSPLHVLQAATIGADVATIPFNVMKQLINHPLTDIGLERFLKDWDNIKK, encoded by the coding sequence ATGAAATTCTTTATTGACACTGCTAGCACGGAAGAGATTAAAAAAGGGATAGAGATGGGCCTTGTGAATGGCGTCACAACCAATCCGTCTCTGCTCTCTAAGGAGAAGCAGAGCCCGGAAGAGACCATCAAGGAGATATTGTCCCTGGTACAGGGTCCGGTGAGTCTTGAGGTAATATCAACGGATTCGCAAGGAATGTGTGAGGAGGCGCGGCGGCTCGCCCAGCTTGGACAAAACGTGGTCATAAAGATTCCCATGACTCAGGAGGGAATTAAAGCGGTCCATGTTCTCTCTCATGAAGGCATCAGGACGAACGTAACCCTCATATTTCAGCCGGTTCAGTCGCTGATTGCGGCAAAGGCCGGTGCGGACTACGTAAGTCCTTTTATTGGGAGGCTAGACGATATATCGTCCCGAGGAATGGAGATCGTGGAAGACACTCTCAATATATTTTCAAACTACGGATTCGAAACGGAAATTATCGTGGCGAGCGTCAGAAGCCCTCTCCACGTGTTGCAGGCTGCCACGATAGGCGCAGATGTGGCAACAATACCATTCAATGTCATGAAGCAGCTCATTAATCACCCTCTGACGGACATAGGGCTTGAGAGGTTTTTGAAGGACTGGGATAACATAAAAAAGTAA
- a CDS encoding (2Fe-2S)-binding protein, whose product MIEFKINGRHTRANDGETILDVARREGFVIPTLCHHEILGSDGRCRLCMVEVKKRKRKRIIASCLYMAESGIEVSTETPEIQLIRRTVLELFLARNPASEVIRYFAREYGVIDTRYTRDNDKGKCILCNSCVKTCETVVGVTAISLSGKGPHKKVTTPFDGPSNVCIGCGACMAVCPTGHIYMEDRNGIRTIWNRRFELTKCPRCGRYHAPLAQLEFIAQKSGTALDRLTVCQDCR is encoded by the coding sequence GTGATTGAATTTAAAATAAACGGCCGTCATACAAGGGCAAACGATGGAGAGACTATCCTTGACGTGGCGCGGCGGGAAGGTTTTGTTATTCCGACCTTATGCCACCATGAGATCCTTGGCTCAGACGGTAGGTGCAGGCTTTGCATGGTTGAAGTAAAAAAGAGGAAACGGAAGAGAATTATCGCTTCGTGCCTCTATATGGCTGAAAGCGGTATTGAAGTGTCGACGGAGACGCCTGAGATTCAACTCATACGACGAACCGTGCTTGAACTTTTTCTCGCTAGGAACCCCGCATCGGAGGTGATCCGCTATTTCGCGCGGGAATACGGAGTAATCGATACGCGGTATACGAGGGACAATGATAAAGGGAAATGTATATTGTGCAATTCCTGTGTGAAAACGTGTGAAACAGTGGTGGGAGTAACCGCGATCAGTCTCAGTGGAAAGGGACCGCATAAAAAAGTGACGACACCTTTTGATGGGCCGTCCAATGTATGCATCGGATGCGGGGCATGCATGGCCGTGTGTCCCACGGGCCATATCTATATGGAGGACCGAAACGGAATAAGGACAATATGGAACAGACGGTTTGAACTGACCAAGTGCCCGAGATGCGGAAGATATCATGCGCCACTGGCGCAACTGGAGTTTATTGCGCAAAAATCCGGGACGGCTCTGGATCGTCTCACGGTTTGTCAGGACTGCAGGTAG
- the folK gene encoding 2-amino-4-hydroxy-6-hydroxymethyldihydropteridine diphosphokinase, whose protein sequence is MIKGFRKITREPEEKDIFPPKNIGKNKEQPSLSTVDNDKIKLEKEIRDSVSNNIKINGVFIGIGSNMDNRVQYCAESIRRIQDDGRTKFLAVSSLYVTSPVSPVPQEDFVNCALELGWNGSPKGLLSFLNGIEHDMGRVRLVAKGPRVIDLDILLFGDLVFSTPALTIPHPQLLKRKFALLPCLEINPSLVHPLYKKPLSSFLKEIDKTQKISPYLPAVQVNRLITQYSNRRRIDGKPL, encoded by the coding sequence ATGATCAAAGGCTTCAGGAAAATCACGCGGGAGCCGGAAGAAAAAGATATCTTTCCACCGAAAAATATCGGCAAAAACAAAGAACAACCCTCCTTAAGTACCGTGGATAACGACAAAATTAAGTTAGAAAAAGAAATACGCGATAGCGTGTCAAACAACATAAAAATAAACGGTGTATTTATAGGGATCGGATCCAACATGGACAATCGGGTTCAGTATTGCGCGGAAAGCATCAGGCGGATCCAGGATGACGGAAGAACCAAGTTCCTCGCCGTCTCATCTTTGTACGTCACATCGCCGGTATCTCCGGTACCGCAAGAAGACTTCGTCAATTGTGCCCTTGAGCTTGGATGGAACGGTTCGCCTAAGGGTCTTCTTTCATTCCTGAACGGCATAGAGCATGACATGGGAAGAGTCCGACTGGTCGCAAAGGGTCCGAGGGTGATAGACCTTGATATTCTCCTGTTCGGGGATCTGGTCTTTTCAACCCCTGCACTGACTATACCTCATCCTCAACTCCTGAAGAGAAAGTTTGCCCTTCTGCCGTGCCTTGAGATAAATCCATCACTAGTGCACCCGCTATACAAAAAACCTCTTTCCTCTTTTCTGAAAGAGATCGACAAAACTCAGAAGATATCCCCTTACCTGCCGGCGGTGCAGGTAAACAGACTGATCACACAGTATTCCAATCGCCGGAGGATCGATGGAAAACCATTATAG